From a single Cyclobacterium marinum DSM 745 genomic region:
- a CDS encoding DUF2911 domain-containing protein: MKSSTLKMLSFSAFLMLSVVFMSNAQKKASPAKTATGTINGAEITVNYSSPSVKGRTIFGDLVPLGKVWRAGANEATIFETSKDITVEGEKLPAGKYSFFIIPGENSSTFIFNKQTGQWGTKYDESQDALRVTVNSGQTSTLTESLTYTVMDDGLEVKWEYGRAKASIK; encoded by the coding sequence ATGAAATCATCAACCTTGAAAATGCTAAGCTTTTCTGCTTTCCTTATGCTTTCAGTAGTATTTATGTCGAATGCTCAGAAAAAAGCCAGCCCTGCTAAAACAGCTACAGGAACTATAAATGGAGCAGAAATCACTGTTAATTACAGTAGCCCATCTGTGAAGGGCAGAACAATTTTTGGAGACCTTGTTCCACTGGGGAAAGTTTGGAGAGCCGGTGCCAATGAGGCTACAATTTTTGAGACCAGCAAAGACATTACAGTGGAAGGAGAAAAACTACCTGCCGGAAAATACAGCTTCTTTATTATTCCCGGAGAAAATTCAAGCACCTTTATCTTCAATAAGCAGACAGGCCAATGGGGAACTAAATATGACGAAAGCCAAGATGCTTTAAGGGTTACCGTTAATTCAGGTCAAACCAGCACCCTTACAGAAAGTCTAACTTATACTGTAATGGACGATGGCCTAGAGGTGAAATGGGAATATGGACGTGCCAAGGCATCAATAAAATAA
- a CDS encoding Gfo/Idh/MocA family protein, whose product MEKIKVAVVGTGFIGPAHIEALRRNPNIEVATLCEVNEELAKEKAALLGIEKAMLFEDMLKDEEIKVVHICTPNFLHYSQSKAVLEAGKHVVCEKPLATKIEEAEELVALAEKTGLVNAVHFNLRYYPMVRQMKTMRESGELGDIYSIMGSYLQDWLFLQTDYNWRLEPDKSGDSRAIADIGSHLLDLTEYVTGLKITEVMADFSTVHKTRLKPLKAIETYSGKSLGPSDYEEVPINTEDHATVMLRFDNGNKGSVTVSQVNAGRKNRLNIEIAGSKANFEWCSEKPNEMWIGKRETANQQLMKDPSLFNAEAGKLISFPGGHNEGFPDTSKQMFKEVYAAVIDGKQPTQPSYPTFADGHRELLICERIIESHKKQAWVKI is encoded by the coding sequence ATGGAAAAAATTAAAGTAGCGGTTGTTGGAACGGGGTTTATTGGCCCTGCCCATATTGAAGCCCTAAGAAGAAACCCAAATATTGAGGTAGCCACACTTTGTGAAGTCAATGAAGAACTCGCCAAAGAAAAAGCTGCTTTACTAGGCATAGAAAAAGCCATGCTTTTCGAAGATATGCTAAAAGACGAAGAGATTAAAGTTGTACATATTTGCACGCCAAACTTCCTTCACTATAGCCAGTCCAAAGCTGTATTGGAAGCGGGAAAACATGTAGTTTGCGAAAAACCATTGGCTACTAAAATTGAAGAGGCTGAAGAGCTAGTAGCCTTGGCAGAAAAAACAGGTTTAGTCAATGCTGTTCATTTTAACCTAAGGTATTATCCGATGGTAAGGCAAATGAAAACCATGAGAGAAAGTGGTGAATTAGGTGATATTTATTCCATCATGGGCTCCTATTTGCAAGATTGGTTGTTTTTGCAAACGGATTACAATTGGAGGCTGGAGCCGGATAAATCAGGAGATTCCAGAGCCATCGCAGACATAGGCTCTCACCTGTTGGATTTAACCGAATATGTAACCGGATTAAAAATCACGGAAGTGATGGCGGATTTTTCTACCGTACACAAAACAAGGTTAAAACCACTTAAGGCAATAGAGACCTACAGTGGAAAAAGCCTTGGACCTTCAGACTACGAAGAAGTGCCTATCAATACCGAAGACCATGCCACGGTAATGTTAAGGTTTGACAATGGAAACAAAGGTTCTGTAACAGTTAGCCAGGTGAACGCCGGCAGAAAAAACAGGTTAAACATTGAAATTGCCGGTTCAAAAGCAAATTTTGAATGGTGCAGTGAAAAACCTAATGAAATGTGGATCGGCAAAAGAGAAACGGCCAATCAACAATTAATGAAAGATCCATCTTTATTCAATGCAGAGGCAGGCAAGCTCATTAGCTTTCCAGGTGGCCATAATGAAGGTTTCCCGGATACTTCCAAACAAATGTTTAAGGAAGTATATGCAGCAGTAATTGATGGCAAGCAACCTACGCAACCAAGTTATCCAACCTTTGCGGACGGACATCGTGAGTTATTAATCTGCGAAAGAATAATTGAAAGTCATAAAAAACAGGCTTGGGTTAAAATTTAA
- a CDS encoding glycosyltransferase family 2 protein, with protein sequence MTSKPSIFLSVVIPVFQSEAGLEELIDRLKRALSAISSEIELILVDDGSKDRSWDIIRKAANKDDFINGLRFSRNFGQHQAIFAGLELAQGEWIVVMDADLQDLPEEIPMMLTKAQLGYDAVLARRMDKKATWFSKVLTIIYYKFFYFMSGINQDPSIGNFGVYNKKVIQEVLQMKETNWYFPTMVHWVGFKQSTLNVKHGASSNQHSNYFFKSKFHLGLNTLLAFSDKPLRLTIKLGLIIALIGFLFALVTLIRYFSGTIVVPGYASIIISLWILFGLLLTTIGIVGLYVGKTFEGVKNRPRYIVDQKT encoded by the coding sequence ATGACCTCTAAGCCCTCAATTTTTCTTTCTGTGGTCATTCCAGTTTTTCAGTCTGAAGCAGGCTTAGAAGAGTTGATTGATCGATTAAAGCGAGCTTTATCAGCGATTAGTTCAGAGATTGAATTGATATTGGTTGATGACGGAAGTAAAGATAGGAGTTGGGACATCATCCGTAAGGCCGCAAATAAAGATGATTTTATCAATGGTCTGCGATTCAGCAGAAATTTTGGACAGCATCAAGCCATTTTTGCCGGTTTGGAATTGGCTCAAGGGGAGTGGATAGTGGTAATGGATGCGGATTTACAAGATCTCCCCGAAGAGATACCCATGATGTTGACCAAAGCTCAACTTGGCTATGATGCGGTATTGGCCAGAAGAATGGATAAAAAGGCTACTTGGTTTTCAAAGGTCTTGACCATAATATATTATAAGTTTTTTTATTTTATGTCTGGGATTAATCAAGATCCCAGTATTGGTAATTTTGGGGTTTACAATAAGAAGGTCATTCAGGAGGTGCTACAGATGAAGGAGACCAATTGGTATTTTCCCACGATGGTACATTGGGTGGGTTTTAAGCAAAGCACATTGAATGTAAAACATGGGGCTTCAAGCAATCAACACTCCAATTATTTTTTCAAATCTAAATTTCATTTGGGATTAAATACCCTCCTAGCTTTTTCTGACAAGCCTCTGCGATTGACAATAAAATTAGGCTTAATTATCGCATTAATCGGATTTTTATTTGCATTGGTCACCTTGATACGTTATTTTTCAGGAACCATTGTAGTGCCGGGTTATGCAAGTATTATCATTTCCCTTTGGATACTCTTTGGGCTTTTATTAACAACCATTGGAATAGTGGGGCTATATGTTGGGAAAACTTTTGAAGGGGTAAAGAACCGTCCACGCTATATTGTAGACCAAAAGACTTAA
- a CDS encoding GNAT family N-acetyltransferase, with protein sequence MIKFLPFDTSLFGYRVGQLQLGRCLPDLEKVNNQAKNFDLIYVMGKPGLVKLGGWSPISTRVDLVKNIIKTDLIQSPKVDQKVEVSEMIVSGNLSQSDQKALRELIFSSGQWSRFKQDLLLANQEYEKLYSTWWETIKAEKHKVIVARISGKLVGFITFKLLRGRGHVGLFAVKGSEQGSGIGRKLMHETLVMLDGSGFKLLGLSTQKANKRAMDFYKKFGFQPIKETLIAHWRPGLKPENID encoded by the coding sequence ATGATAAAGTTTTTACCTTTTGACACTTCTTTGTTTGGATACAGGGTAGGCCAGTTGCAGTTAGGGAGATGCCTTCCCGATTTAGAAAAAGTAAACAATCAAGCCAAAAATTTTGATTTAATCTATGTTATGGGGAAACCCGGCTTGGTTAAATTGGGTGGATGGTCTCCCATTAGTACCAGAGTAGATCTGGTAAAAAACATTATTAAAACAGATCTGATCCAAAGCCCGAAAGTAGACCAGAAAGTCGAAGTTTCAGAAATGATAGTGTCGGGAAATCTCTCTCAATCAGATCAGAAAGCCTTAAGAGAGTTGATTTTTTCAAGTGGGCAATGGTCTAGATTTAAGCAAGATTTACTTTTGGCCAATCAAGAATACGAAAAATTATACAGTACTTGGTGGGAAACCATCAAAGCGGAGAAACATAAAGTTATCGTTGCTCGAATTTCGGGAAAATTAGTGGGCTTTATTACATTTAAATTACTGAGAGGCAGAGGCCATGTTGGGTTATTTGCTGTCAAGGGAAGTGAGCAGGGTAGTGGAATAGGGAGAAAATTAATGCATGAGACCCTAGTAATGCTTGATGGATCCGGTTTTAAGCTACTTGGATTATCTACCCAGAAAGCCAATAAAAGAGCCATGGATTTTTATAAAAAATTTGGGTTTCAACCTATTAAAGAAACCTTGATTGCACATTGGCGTCCGGGATTAAAACCCGAAAACATCGACTAA
- a CDS encoding O-fucosyltransferase family protein, whose translation MPKRSSISAERLIQLTQKNARYIISCNQNEFFCEHHPEGKCSRGFFSLFLQVIYGIAFAKKYGLPHYVDFSNVNYAYSGQQNDQKRGNFWEHFFDQIAINSTDTLLLNHQYEVYPLRIWNRKHHRFLHQIMKEGLKFKPSLKLEIDNIKCEIAHEKVLGVHFRKTDHFMEVAPADESVFFQKIKKNFSAYDKIFIATDDQQLLERLKNEFSPKIIAHDFVRSHGEIPIHNNEAYKDGLRLAKEALLDCISLSYCKELILSPSNLSYAALVFNPEVKYTIVESKEARLSRIKTLMGYHLDKLGIRKW comes from the coding sequence ATGCCTAAAAGGTCTTCAATTTCAGCAGAAAGGTTAATCCAATTGACCCAAAAAAATGCCAGGTACATAATCTCCTGTAATCAGAATGAGTTTTTTTGTGAACATCATCCAGAAGGTAAATGTAGCAGAGGTTTTTTTTCTTTATTTCTACAAGTGATATATGGAATAGCATTTGCTAAAAAGTATGGATTACCGCATTATGTCGATTTCAGCAATGTTAACTATGCTTATTCAGGGCAACAAAACGATCAGAAAAGAGGTAATTTTTGGGAGCATTTCTTTGATCAGATAGCTATTAATAGTACAGATACCTTACTATTAAATCATCAATATGAAGTTTATCCATTGCGTATTTGGAATAGAAAGCATCATAGATTTTTACATCAAATAATGAAAGAGGGATTAAAATTCAAACCCTCTTTAAAGCTAGAGATTGATAACATCAAGTGCGAGATAGCACATGAAAAAGTTTTGGGCGTCCATTTTCGCAAGACCGATCATTTTATGGAAGTTGCTCCTGCTGATGAATCTGTTTTTTTTCAAAAAATTAAAAAGAATTTTTCAGCCTATGACAAGATTTTTATTGCAACAGACGATCAGCAGCTTTTGGAGAGGTTGAAAAATGAATTTTCGCCTAAAATTATTGCTCATGATTTTGTCAGGTCCCATGGTGAAATTCCAATCCATAACAATGAAGCATACAAAGATGGTCTTAGGCTTGCGAAAGAAGCTTTATTAGACTGTATTAGCCTGTCTTATTGTAAAGAACTGATCTTATCACCATCCAATTTATCTTATGCGGCATTGGTATTTAACCCAGAGGTTAAATACACAATTGTAGAGAGTAAAGAGGCCAGACTAAGCCGAATAAAAACCTTGATGGGCTATCATTTAGATAAATTAGGAATAAGGAAATGGTAG
- a CDS encoding ABC transporter ATP-binding protein, which produces MNIFKAFVKKYFYYFSYFYRIVKGRLFIAFGLSMLVALMDGLGLTMFLPLLEMADGGNPDGKSMGRFGIILTLMQNYGIPLNISVVLLLMALFFSLKGVLKFVEQYYSILLRRFFIKQMRLSIVNLFDRYAFKNFIKQDSGRIQNAATSEIERIVVAFSSYMNVLQAFAMIFIYVGMAFSVNVRFSLLVMSGGALSNFLYASIFKKSKKYSVDISKNNQDFQSLLIQKITYFKYLKSSGLLSSYGNKLREQIEKVEFFYKKLGLLSSIITAIREPIIILIIVTVILVEINLYGGSIAGIILSLLFFYRSLTYLLALQSYWNSVIANYGSLVNLKNFTEELANGKDTQGTIKKDGLKECMELHNLNFSYGSHKVLHQLSLSINRNQVLAIVGESGSGKSTLMNILAGLYLPDSGSLFIDGVEIREIDRNHFQKHIGYITQEPVIFDDSIFNNVSFWDVDNATNRERCREALRKAAIFDFVDGLEEGEDSRLGNNGIMVSGGQKQRISIARELYKGINLLLMDEATSALDSGTEMDIQENIERLRGKVTIIIIAHRLSTIKNADQIFLLKQGQIASYGTFNELESKSTDFSKMISLQAF; this is translated from the coding sequence ATGAATATTTTCAAAGCATTTGTTAAGAAGTATTTTTATTACTTTTCTTATTTCTATAGGATAGTAAAAGGAAGACTTTTTATCGCATTTGGCTTAAGTATGTTGGTCGCTTTGATGGATGGACTTGGATTAACCATGTTTTTACCATTGTTGGAAATGGCTGATGGAGGTAACCCGGATGGAAAGAGTATGGGTAGGTTTGGGATAATCCTGACATTGATGCAAAATTACGGTATTCCACTGAATATTTCGGTGGTTCTATTACTTATGGCTCTGTTTTTCTCCCTAAAGGGGGTACTTAAATTTGTAGAGCAATATTATAGCATATTACTTCGTCGCTTTTTTATTAAACAAATGAGGTTATCCATTGTAAATTTGTTTGATCGGTATGCTTTTAAAAATTTCATAAAGCAGGATTCAGGCAGGATTCAAAACGCTGCTACCAGTGAAATTGAAAGGATAGTAGTGGCTTTTAGTAGTTATATGAATGTATTGCAGGCTTTTGCAATGATTTTTATTTATGTGGGAATGGCATTTAGTGTAAATGTAAGGTTTTCACTACTAGTTATGTCGGGCGGTGCTTTATCAAATTTTCTTTATGCTTCCATTTTCAAAAAATCTAAAAAATATTCTGTAGATATATCCAAGAACAATCAAGATTTTCAGAGTCTTTTGATACAAAAGATAACCTATTTTAAATACCTTAAATCTAGTGGATTGTTAAGCAGTTATGGTAATAAATTAAGGGAGCAAATTGAAAAGGTTGAATTTTTCTATAAAAAGTTGGGACTACTTTCTTCGATAATTACAGCTATTCGAGAACCAATTATTATTTTAATTATCGTTACTGTAATCTTGGTAGAAATCAACCTTTATGGGGGTAGTATAGCTGGAATCATATTAAGTTTATTGTTTTTTTATCGTTCTCTAACCTATCTACTTGCATTACAATCTTATTGGAATTCAGTGATTGCAAATTATGGATCTCTAGTGAATTTAAAAAATTTTACAGAAGAACTGGCCAATGGCAAAGATACACAAGGAACAATAAAAAAAGACGGTTTAAAGGAATGTATGGAGTTGCATAATCTAAACTTTAGTTATGGATCACATAAAGTGTTACATCAATTATCCTTATCCATAAATCGCAATCAGGTATTGGCAATAGTCGGGGAAAGTGGTTCAGGAAAATCCACATTAATGAATATTTTGGCTGGATTGTATTTACCTGATTCAGGGTCATTGTTTATTGATGGGGTAGAAATAAGGGAAATTGACAGGAATCATTTTCAAAAACACATAGGTTACATTACTCAGGAACCGGTAATTTTTGATGATAGTATTTTTAATAATGTTAGTTTCTGGGATGTTGACAATGCTACAAATAGGGAAAGGTGCAGGGAGGCTTTAAGGAAAGCTGCAATATTTGATTTTGTAGACGGGCTTGAAGAGGGTGAAGATAGCAGGCTAGGAAATAATGGCATTATGGTAAGTGGGGGACAAAAACAAAGAATTTCTATCGCCAGAGAGTTGTATAAAGGAATAAATCTTTTATTAATGGACGAGGCAACATCAGCACTTGACTCTGGAACTGAAATGGACATACAAGAGAATATTGAAAGGTTGAGGGGGAAAGTTACCATAATAATAATAGCCCACCGGTTGAGCACCATCAAGAATGCGGACCAGATTTTCCTTTTGAAACAAGGTCAGATTGCTTCATATGGTACTTTTAATGAACTTGAATCAAAATCAACCGATTTTAGTAAAATGATAAGTTTACAGGCGTTTTGA
- a CDS encoding sulfotransferase — translation MVNYKNKIATAINRIKVYGKPKIFCIGFNKTGTTSLKSLFTDLGFIIGEQRMGELLINELPKGEYRGLINYIKTAQFFQDYPFSAPGIFKVLDKLYPDARFILTERNSPEEWYHSLLRFHSQQFNGGKFPTIKSLKESKYVYNGWIWEFLCKVYDFEEGGILYDKEKLINLYLNHNASVKYHFKDRQNKLLVLNLQKETGVSDFNQFFQFERKIESFPWENKSK, via the coding sequence ATGGTAAATTATAAAAATAAAATAGCAACGGCTATCAACAGAATTAAGGTCTATGGCAAACCAAAAATATTCTGTATTGGCTTTAACAAAACCGGTACTACTTCTTTGAAATCACTTTTTACAGACTTGGGTTTTATTATAGGTGAACAAAGAATGGGCGAATTATTAATAAATGAATTACCAAAAGGAGAGTACAGAGGACTGATAAACTATATAAAAACGGCTCAATTTTTTCAAGATTATCCATTTAGTGCTCCCGGTATATTTAAAGTACTCGACAAGCTTTATCCTGACGCAAGATTTATCCTAACCGAAAGAAATTCCCCTGAAGAATGGTACCACTCTCTGCTCAGGTTTCACTCTCAGCAATTTAATGGAGGGAAATTCCCTACCATAAAATCATTAAAAGAAAGTAAGTATGTATACAATGGATGGATTTGGGAGTTTCTATGCAAGGTGTATGACTTCGAAGAAGGTGGAATATTATATGATAAGGAAAAGCTCATCAACCTTTATTTAAATCACAATGCGTCAGTAAAATACCATTTTAAAGACAGGCAAAATAAATTGCTCGTTCTCAATTTACAAAAAGAAACAGGCGTAAGTGATTTTAATCAATTTTTTCAGTTTGAACGCAAAATTGAAAGTTTTCCTTGGGAAAATAAATCTAAATAG
- a CDS encoding PglD-related sugar-binding protein: protein MVIAGAGSHAMEVLDVLISKKMNVGVKFFDNVSSENVFQSSYPVLKSKDELTDAFKMDPRFMLGVGECEVREFMYKLFVSLGGELVGIRTESAIISTYSPSDTSDVFHHSFIGANVELGLGTLINTGSFIHHGATVGRFSTISPGVQVLGNACVGDLSFIGAGAILLPGVKVGNNVKVAAGAVVTVDVPDEATCIGVPAKIKSVIK, encoded by the coding sequence ATGGTAATAGCAGGTGCAGGTAGTCATGCAATGGAAGTATTGGATGTGTTGATTTCCAAAAAGATGAATGTAGGTGTCAAATTTTTTGACAATGTATCATCAGAAAATGTTTTTCAATCTTCATATCCAGTTTTAAAGTCCAAGGATGAATTGACAGATGCTTTTAAAATGGATCCCAGGTTTATGCTTGGTGTAGGGGAGTGTGAGGTAAGGGAGTTTATGTATAAGTTATTTGTTTCTTTAGGGGGTGAACTTGTAGGTATTCGCACTGAATCGGCTATAATTAGCACCTATTCACCTTCTGATACCTCTGATGTTTTTCATCATTCATTTATTGGGGCAAATGTTGAGTTAGGCCTAGGTACTCTGATTAATACAGGAAGTTTTATTCATCATGGCGCTACCGTAGGAAGATTTTCTACCATAAGTCCGGGCGTTCAGGTTTTGGGAAATGCCTGTGTAGGAGATTTAAGTTTTATTGGAGCCGGCGCTATATTATTACCTGGGGTAAAAGTCGGTAACAATGTAAAAGTTGCTGCTGGAGCTGTAGTTACTGTTGATGTACCAGATGAAGCAACCTGCATTGGTGTTCCTGCTAAAATTAAATCAGTAATAAAGTGA
- a CDS encoding glycosyltransferase family 2 protein, whose translation MKTEVTEKRLPLISVCMITYNHEAYIEQALDGIFMQTGPFDLEVIISDDCSLDDTKKIIQRKIIQNNNITVKYFPQESNLGIIENFVFALKQCTGKYISICEGDDYWLDNKKLEKQMSLLENDKELVGSFHFVKVQFEGKPYLSNIYCEEVPEILCTEDLIAKRSLMHTSSLFFRKDALVFPEWYTSFLSGDFSLSSILSKCGCFKRVNEVMSVYRVHEYGVTNTKDYNINNTNLKVLILKNLNIFHEYKYNEKFEKVISELLNPPKRSNIFVQFRRKLKLGIVIKRVKYWMNN comes from the coding sequence GTGAAAACTGAAGTAACTGAAAAAAGGTTACCCCTAATCAGTGTATGCATGATTACCTACAATCATGAAGCTTACATAGAACAGGCATTGGATGGAATATTTATGCAAACCGGTCCATTTGATCTTGAAGTTATTATATCTGATGATTGCTCTTTAGACGATACTAAAAAAATTATCCAAAGAAAAATTATCCAAAATAATAATATTACCGTAAAATATTTCCCTCAAGAAAGTAATTTAGGTATAATTGAAAATTTTGTCTTTGCATTAAAACAATGTACAGGAAAATATATTTCTATTTGTGAAGGTGATGATTATTGGCTAGACAATAAAAAATTGGAAAAGCAAATGAGCCTTTTAGAAAACGATAAGGAGCTGGTTGGAAGTTTTCATTTTGTAAAGGTTCAATTTGAAGGGAAACCTTATCTTTCAAATATTTACTGTGAAGAGGTTCCTGAAATACTATGTACCGAAGATTTAATTGCAAAACGCTCTCTAATGCATACTTCATCTTTGTTTTTCAGAAAGGATGCATTGGTTTTCCCGGAGTGGTACACGTCCTTTCTCAGTGGAGATTTTTCTTTATCATCAATTCTTTCTAAATGCGGTTGTTTTAAAAGAGTTAATGAAGTTATGAGTGTTTATAGAGTTCATGAGTATGGTGTTACTAATACTAAAGATTACAATATAAATAATACAAATCTTAAAGTGTTGATTCTTAAAAATTTGAATATTTTTCATGAATACAAGTATAATGAAAAGTTTGAAAAGGTGATTTCAGAGTTATTAAATCCACCGAAACGATCTAACATTTTTGTACAATTCAGGCGAAAGCTTAAGTTAGGTATCGTAATTAAAAGGGTTAAATATTGGATGAATAATTAG
- a CDS encoding glycosyltransferase gives MAFEVSVCMITYNHAEYVRKAIRGVFNQSLDFKIEFVISDDCSTDNTVKEVEEEIKNSPSNVKVNFIKRNSNVGVNLNFINALKSCQGKYIAICEGDDYWVDINKIKIQYEFLKRNPDFVLSFHDGYIANGLNLTKKMILNSSTKKDLNFNNLITVGYTIPTLTVFFRNVIIEDLPKELYEVTNCDSFLFIYISQFGKIHFHKEIVDVVHVYHYGGIWSMKNKLYQSIESYKTYKLTYQFFKDKRIYYLLNNFATSIIIYSIKNKNYLLAIKYYFKNILNILVYPTILKIFLKKHMVYISKFLHLR, from the coding sequence ATGGCATTTGAAGTAAGTGTTTGTATGATTACATATAATCATGCTGAATATGTAAGAAAAGCTATTCGTGGTGTGTTTAATCAAAGTTTAGATTTTAAAATTGAATTTGTAATATCAGACGATTGTTCTACTGATAATACTGTTAAAGAAGTTGAAGAAGAGATTAAAAATTCACCTAGTAATGTAAAAGTTAATTTTATAAAAAGGAATTCAAATGTTGGTGTTAATTTAAATTTTATAAATGCTTTAAAATCTTGCCAAGGGAAATACATTGCTATATGTGAAGGTGACGATTACTGGGTGGATATTAATAAAATAAAAATACAATATGAATTCTTGAAACGTAATCCAGATTTTGTTTTATCTTTTCATGATGGATATATAGCAAATGGTTTGAATTTGACGAAAAAGATGATTCTAAACTCATCTACTAAAAAAGATTTAAATTTTAATAACCTAATTACCGTGGGTTATACTATCCCTACTTTAACAGTTTTTTTTAGGAATGTAATTATAGAAGATTTACCCAAAGAATTGTATGAGGTTACTAATTGTGATAGTTTTTTATTTATATACATTTCTCAATTTGGGAAGATTCATTTTCATAAAGAAATAGTAGATGTAGTTCATGTATATCATTATGGAGGGATTTGGAGTATGAAAAATAAATTGTATCAATCAATTGAAAGCTACAAAACATATAAATTAACATATCAATTTTTTAAAGATAAGCGAATTTATTATCTATTGAATAATTTTGCTACTTCTATTATAATATATTCAATAAAAAATAAAAACTATTTGTTAGCCATTAAATACTATTTTAAAAATATTCTTAATATTCTTGTTTATCCAACAATATTAAAAATTTTTTTAAAAAAACATATGGTATATATTAGTAAATTTTTACACTTAAGATGA
- a CDS encoding glycosyltransferase family 2 protein, whose product MLVSIVMPTFNRSELVYDSIQSVICQSYSNWELIIVDDGSSTEEVNKIKKFSFKKENIFFYKRPDKLVKGANSCRNYGLSKSKGELIKWMDSDDLLTEDALQKQVSIFMVKKDVKICLGYGAFYYPDDNNKLEYWSRNNTSENIFSDHLVNKIRWPIGGILWNKSHFETDPFLPKLSNSQEWLMHSLQLTKTKFDEIYNLKDIVYLIRRGHNRISSEKSSKYYYNQFKARYVLFIEAKNLSYNDSFQLLKQLIIYLFYTILFFIKK is encoded by the coding sequence ATGCTAGTTTCAATTGTTATGCCTACGTTTAACAGAAGTGAACTTGTTTATGACTCCATACAAAGTGTTATTTGTCAATCATATTCAAATTGGGAGTTGATTATAGTTGATGACGGATCTTCCACCGAAGAGGTAAATAAAATAAAAAAATTTTCCTTTAAAAAAGAAAATATTTTTTTTTACAAAAGGCCTGATAAATTAGTCAAAGGTGCTAATTCTTGTAGAAATTATGGTTTAAGTAAATCTAAAGGTGAATTAATCAAATGGATGGATTCTGATGATCTATTGACTGAAGATGCCTTGCAAAAACAAGTAAGTATTTTCATGGTTAAGAAAGATGTTAAAATATGTCTAGGATATGGAGCTTTTTATTATCCTGATGACAATAATAAGTTGGAATATTGGTCAAGAAATAATACATCCGAAAATATTTTCTCTGATCATTTAGTTAATAAAATACGTTGGCCCATTGGAGGGATTTTGTGGAATAAAAGCCATTTTGAAACTGATCCTTTTCTTCCTAAACTATCAAATTCTCAGGAATGGTTAATGCATAGTTTGCAATTAACCAAAACCAAATTTGATGAAATTTATAATCTTAAGGATATCGTTTATTTGATTAGAAGGGGACATAATAGAATTAGCTCAGAGAAGTCTTCTAAATATTATTATAATCAATTTAAAGCTAGATATGTGTTATTTATCGAAGCTAAAAATTTGTCTTATAATGATTCTTTTCAGTTACTAAAACAATTGATAATTTATTTGTTTTATACCATTCTATTCTTTATTAAAAAATAA